The following proteins come from a genomic window of Aquimarina sp. MAR_2010_214:
- a CDS encoding RDD family protein translates to MDNFQIETAQNVSIQQNAAGIGERILAYLIDLLIIIAYFIIAVFIISVLHLDYGDEWAFWLILSLPPFLYFILWETFWDGKTPGKAAMKIKVAQLDGSRPVFSNYLVRWLLRLLDITLAFGGVAVVAILLNGRGQRLGDMAAGTTVISERQRVRFNQTILVDIPEDYIAVYPQVTVFSDAEMRKIKTIFTEARRDADHNIILELSKKVSALMDITPQEKPLQFVDRVIADYNYYTQKL, encoded by the coding sequence ATGGATAATTTTCAAATAGAAACTGCTCAAAATGTTAGTATACAGCAAAATGCTGCTGGAATAGGAGAGCGTATTCTTGCGTATCTTATTGATCTTTTGATTATCATAGCTTATTTTATCATAGCTGTGTTTATAATTAGTGTATTGCATCTCGATTATGGAGATGAGTGGGCTTTTTGGTTGATTTTAAGCTTACCTCCGTTCTTATATTTTATATTATGGGAAACATTTTGGGATGGTAAAACTCCTGGTAAAGCGGCCATGAAAATAAAAGTGGCTCAATTGGATGGATCAAGACCTGTCTTTTCGAATTACTTGGTGCGGTGGTTACTTCGTTTATTAGATATTACTTTGGCATTTGGTGGGGTTGCAGTAGTTGCTATTTTGTTAAATGGCAGAGGACAACGCCTCGGAGATATGGCAGCAGGTACTACTGTGATTAGTGAACGGCAACGTGTACGATTTAACCAGACCATATTAGTTGATATCCCAGAAGATTATATAGCCGTGTATCCTCAGGTTACTGTTTTTAGCGATGCAGAGATGCGTAAGATAAAAACTATTTTTACTGAAGCCAGGCGAGATGCAGATCATAATATCATTCTCGAACTTTCGAAAAAAGTGAGTGCTTTAATGGATATTACTCCACAAGAAAAACCATTACAATTTGTAGACCGAGTAATCGCGGATTATAATTATTATACGCAGAAGCTGTAG
- a CDS encoding DUF4129 domain-containing protein, whose product MKILYYVLFFVPLFLSARVQDSTTTSDLKELIYDLDSRQKAPLFDKEKIEEFRAQDDFDYTEYQEPDNWWIQFKNWASQLWHQFISWLFDTEEVTGFWAVLFKILPYLLVIGVLFLLGWLFMKVNPSDILLEKQIAPQIELTEDEDIIQNQDIQQLIDQALQHKNYRLAIRYYYLFVLKKLSDVELIQWEAQKTNTDYIKELANDSVQHQFKSITKLYDFIWYGSFEVNEKLYQKAEKEFTAITHLIQR is encoded by the coding sequence TTGAAAATTCTTTACTACGTCTTATTTTTTGTACCACTCTTTTTATCAGCAAGAGTTCAGGACAGTACTACTACATCTGATCTAAAAGAATTAATTTATGATCTGGATTCTCGGCAAAAAGCACCACTATTCGATAAAGAAAAGATAGAAGAATTTCGAGCGCAAGACGATTTTGATTATACTGAATATCAAGAACCGGATAACTGGTGGATACAATTTAAAAACTGGGCATCTCAACTCTGGCATCAATTTATCTCATGGTTATTCGATACAGAAGAAGTAACCGGGTTCTGGGCTGTACTTTTTAAGATACTTCCTTATCTTTTGGTTATAGGCGTATTATTTTTATTAGGTTGGTTGTTTATGAAAGTAAATCCTTCGGATATACTTCTTGAAAAACAAATTGCCCCACAGATAGAACTTACAGAAGATGAAGATATCATTCAAAATCAAGATATTCAACAACTAATTGATCAAGCCTTACAACATAAAAATTATAGATTGGCAATTCGGTATTATTACCTGTTTGTATTAAAAAAATTATCTGATGTAGAATTAATTCAATGGGAAGCTCAAAAAACAAATACAGATTATATCAAAGAGTTAGCAAACGATTCAGTACAACATCAATTTAAATCCATTACCAAATTATACGATTTCATCTGGTACGGAAGCTTTGAAGTTAATGAAAAACTATACCAAAAGGCTGAAAAAGAATTTACTGCTATAACCCATCTTATCCAACGTTAA
- a CDS encoding MoxR family ATPase: protein MENDEIKNNTNPEQIPETEPQEQNLSFQNRIDLSELQQSVEKLKSELAKVIVGQQDFIELLIVSLLSNGHVLIEGVPGVAKTVTAKLFAKTLKTDFNRIQFTPDLMPSDVLGTSVLNMKTSDFEFKKGPIFSNMVLIDEINRAPAKTQAALFEVMEERQVTIDGIRYPMDPPFMVLATQNPVEQEGTYALPEAQLDRFLFKIKVDYPTFEDEVNILKTHHERKTAKPLEMVDPVITPKQLLEFKAKTQNVIIEEKILGYIAEIVTKTRTHPHLYLGGSPRASIAVMNASKAFAAINGRDFVTPEDIKKSLFPVLRHRLILSPEREMEGMTTENVIEMILQSVEIPR, encoded by the coding sequence ATGGAAAACGACGAAATTAAAAATAACACAAATCCAGAGCAAATCCCTGAGACAGAGCCTCAAGAGCAAAATTTAAGTTTTCAGAACAGGATAGATCTTAGTGAATTACAACAATCTGTAGAAAAACTAAAGTCAGAATTGGCAAAAGTAATCGTGGGGCAACAGGATTTTATAGAGCTATTAATTGTTTCACTGTTATCTAATGGTCATGTTTTAATCGAAGGAGTACCAGGAGTCGCAAAAACGGTGACTGCCAAATTATTTGCAAAAACACTAAAGACTGATTTTAATCGAATTCAATTTACCCCTGATCTTATGCCAAGTGATGTATTAGGAACTTCTGTGCTTAATATGAAAACCAGTGATTTTGAATTTAAAAAAGGCCCTATTTTTTCTAATATGGTGCTTATCGATGAGATTAACCGTGCTCCTGCCAAAACTCAAGCAGCCTTGTTCGAGGTGATGGAAGAAAGGCAAGTAACTATAGATGGTATTCGATATCCTATGGATCCACCTTTTATGGTATTGGCAACTCAAAACCCTGTAGAGCAAGAAGGGACTTATGCTTTACCAGAAGCGCAACTGGATCGGTTTTTATTCAAAATCAAGGTAGATTACCCTACTTTTGAAGACGAGGTAAATATTCTAAAAACTCATCATGAGAGAAAAACGGCAAAGCCTTTAGAAATGGTTGATCCTGTAATTACTCCAAAACAATTACTAGAATTTAAAGCAAAAACACAAAATGTAATCATTGAAGAGAAAATTCTGGGGTATATTGCCGAGATTGTAACCAAAACCAGAACGCATCCTCATTTGTATTTAGGAGGTTCTCCACGTGCATCAATTGCTGTTATGAATGCCTCAAAAGCTTTTGCTGCAATTAACGGGAGAGATTTTGTAACCCCAGAGGATATAAAAAAGTCACTTTTCCCTGTGCTACGTCACCGTTTAATATTATCACCAGAACGTGAAATGGAAGGAATGACAACAGAAAATGTTATAGAAATGATCCTGCAATCTGTAGAAATACCACGCTAG
- a CDS encoding GLPGLI family protein: MKKLLFLVFVLAISIYVNAQNQVNGIVQYDFIINNPNGTSFANPYKLYFSNNISFYIKNGKGKRISEADENTMLINGKIVEEKIMKSSLSKNYVYTNLSENMLIFREGINQKLFVVNDSVANIKWKLSTENKKIGKYTCQKADGMYRGRTYTVWFTSEIPVSHGPWKLRGLPGLILEARDEKNLYGFKATLVDLSPNKKIIDERLKEPEVEKFSNIEKYIEAIKNKQKDFEAMLIASSSRRGVKFKRNCNECPKAEDLSLEIFK; encoded by the coding sequence ATGAAAAAGTTACTGTTTTTAGTCTTTGTACTTGCAATAAGTATTTATGTTAATGCACAAAATCAAGTAAATGGCATTGTACAATATGATTTTATAATCAACAACCCAAATGGCACATCATTTGCCAACCCGTACAAACTTTATTTTAGTAATAATATATCTTTTTATATTAAAAATGGAAAAGGGAAACGTATAAGCGAAGCAGATGAAAATACGATGTTAATAAATGGTAAAATTGTTGAAGAAAAGATTATGAAAAGTTCTTTGTCAAAGAATTATGTATATACTAATTTGAGTGAGAATATGTTGATTTTTAGAGAAGGAATTAATCAAAAACTTTTCGTAGTAAACGATAGTGTTGCCAATATTAAATGGAAACTCTCTACCGAAAATAAGAAAATTGGGAAGTATACCTGCCAAAAAGCAGATGGGATGTACAGAGGGAGAACGTATACGGTTTGGTTTACATCAGAAATACCAGTATCCCATGGACCATGGAAATTAAGAGGATTGCCAGGTTTAATTTTAGAAGCAAGAGATGAAAAAAATCTATATGGTTTTAAAGCAACTCTTGTAGATCTAAGTCCAAACAAAAAAATAATTGATGAAAGGCTTAAAGAACCTGAGGTTGAAAAGTTTTCTAATATAGAAAAATATATTGAAGCCATTAAAAACAAACAAAAAGACTTTGAGGCAATGTTAATTGCTTCTTCTTCAAGGAGAGGAGTTAAGTTTAAAAGAAATTGTAATGAGTGCCCCAAAGCAGAAGATCTTAGTTTAGAGATTTTTAAATAA
- a CDS encoding DUF4350 domain-containing protein, producing the protein MMTKSSKIAIIIIIAAIGLLTYLEASEPEPVNWYPSYAKTDKIPLGSFVSYNLIKESFGTKQVQDINQPPYEFLKDNDSVLGTYFFINGSINFDKNELNTILKWVENGNTLFVSAKTIENRLLDTLNIETGNLISINEISTKPLVELVNTELKAKSPFLYDRDIYNPHFNELDTVNTTILGISQLYNDTLKIKDPKVNYIQQSFGKGKILLHTFPEAFGNYFMLKDKNYQYTQNLLAYINPNQKILWDNYYKSGKTFYTSPLFLLLNNRYLKWAYYFVLIGVVLFVIFEGKRKQRSIPIIEPLKNQTLSFTKTISGMYFEKGKHKEIATKQNLLFLDYVRNVLRIPTNELNEKTIIDIAARSNNSIEDTKILFKYFEELNKKVKIEKEELIQLYELINVFKSQS; encoded by the coding sequence ATGATGACTAAAAGTTCTAAAATAGCAATCATCATCATTATAGCAGCTATTGGTTTGCTTACCTATTTAGAAGCAAGTGAACCTGAACCTGTAAACTGGTATCCCAGCTACGCCAAGACAGATAAAATCCCTCTGGGTTCTTTTGTATCCTACAATTTGATAAAAGAATCTTTTGGCACTAAACAGGTACAAGATATAAACCAACCACCTTACGAATTTCTTAAAGATAATGACAGTGTATTGGGAACATACTTTTTTATTAACGGATCGATAAACTTTGATAAAAATGAGCTAAATACAATTTTAAAATGGGTCGAAAACGGGAATACCTTATTTGTTTCAGCAAAAACTATAGAAAATCGGTTATTAGATACTCTTAATATTGAAACAGGTAATCTTATATCTATTAATGAAATATCTACTAAACCACTTGTTGAATTGGTTAATACAGAACTCAAAGCAAAATCTCCCTTTTTATATGATCGAGATATATACAATCCCCATTTTAATGAATTAGATACTGTAAATACTACTATTCTAGGGATTTCACAGTTATATAATGATACATTAAAGATCAAAGACCCAAAAGTAAACTATATACAACAATCATTTGGTAAAGGAAAAATCCTATTACATACCTTTCCTGAAGCTTTTGGGAATTATTTTATGCTAAAAGACAAGAATTATCAATATACTCAAAACCTTTTGGCATATATAAACCCCAATCAAAAAATACTATGGGATAATTATTATAAATCGGGAAAGACATTTTATACCTCTCCCCTTTTCTTACTTTTAAATAATCGCTATCTCAAATGGGCGTACTACTTTGTACTTATTGGAGTAGTACTTTTTGTAATTTTTGAAGGAAAACGAAAACAACGTAGTATTCCGATTATAGAGCCTTTAAAAAATCAGACTTTATCTTTTACAAAGACCATTAGCGGAATGTATTTTGAAAAAGGAAAACATAAAGAAATTGCAACTAAGCAAAACCTGTTGTTTTTGGATTATGTGCGTAACGTGCTTAGAATCCCAACAAATGAACTAAATGAAAAAACAATAATCGATATTGCAGCCAGAAGCAATAATAGTATAGAGGATACCAAAATACTATTTAAATATTTTGAAGAACTCAATAAAAAAGTAAAAATCGAAAAAGAAGAATTGATACAACTTTATGAACTCATAAATGTATTCAAAAGCCAATCTTAA
- a CDS encoding stage II sporulation protein M: MREAAFVKQNKDKWLKFESVLVNNTQITPDELSNLYIEITDHLSYAQTFYPNSQTLNYLNGLASSAHQKIYKTKKEKKNRLYSFWVKEFPLEFYQYQKHLLIAFLISVLFTAIGAYSSATDGAFVRSILGDAYVNMTLENIANEDPMAVYKKMGETNMFLGITLNNIKVALNCFILGVLFGIGTIYMLMSNFIMLGSFQYFFYEKGLLWESARTIWIHGTIEISVIIIAGCAGLVVGNSILFPKTYTRLTSFVRGIKAGLKIVISTIPFFILAGFLEGFVTRHTEMPDWLAIVIISGSLALILFYYVIYPRQLYNKLKNE, from the coding sequence ATGCGTGAGGCGGCTTTTGTGAAGCAAAATAAAGATAAATGGTTAAAATTTGAAAGTGTTCTGGTTAATAATACTCAAATAACACCAGATGAGCTTTCTAATTTGTATATAGAAATAACTGATCACCTTAGTTATGCTCAGACATTTTACCCTAATAGCCAAACTCTTAATTACTTAAATGGTTTAGCATCTAGTGCTCATCAAAAAATCTATAAAACAAAAAAAGAGAAAAAAAACCGATTGTATTCTTTTTGGGTTAAAGAATTCCCTTTAGAATTCTATCAATATCAAAAACACTTACTAATAGCATTCCTGATTTCTGTTTTATTTACAGCTATCGGAGCATACTCTTCTGCAACAGACGGAGCTTTTGTAAGATCAATATTAGGTGATGCTTATGTAAATATGACCTTAGAAAATATTGCTAACGAAGATCCCATGGCTGTTTACAAAAAAATGGGAGAAACCAATATGTTTTTGGGGATTACTTTAAACAATATAAAAGTAGCTCTTAATTGCTTTATTCTAGGAGTACTATTTGGTATAGGAACCATATATATGCTTATGAGTAATTTCATAATGCTAGGTTCTTTTCAGTATTTTTTCTATGAGAAAGGGTTACTTTGGGAAAGTGCTCGCACGATATGGATTCATGGTACTATTGAAATCTCTGTGATCATTATTGCAGGATGTGCAGGTCTGGTTGTCGGTAATTCTATTTTGTTTCCAAAAACATATACTCGACTTACTTCTTTTGTTAGAGGAATTAAAGCAGGGTTAAAAATTGTGATTAGCACAATTCCCTTTTTTATATTAGCAGGGTTTTTAGAAGGTTTTGTCACCAGACATACCGAAATGCCGGATTGGCTAGCTATTGTAATCATATCTGGGTCGCTTGCCCTAATCCTATTTTATTACGTAATTTACCCCAGGCAACTCTATAACAAACTAAAAAATGAATAA
- a CDS encoding DUF58 domain-containing protein, whose amino-acid sequence MQFLKSLYLSSRVFYILTLISVLFLFSYWFTPIYPIVWLLVWGLIIVFLFDVVALYNARNGVQANRILPDKFSNSDFNAVPVRIKSNYKFTTHVEIIDEIPVQFQKRDFLKKGTISPKSILDFEYSLRPVKRGEYVFGNLYVYAMTRIGFAKRRYSFDKAAMVKVYPSFIQMKKYDFLAIDNKLTQIGLKKIRRIGHTMEFEQIKEYVTGDDVRTINWKASAKHGNLMINQFQDEKSQPIYSIIDASRVMKMPFKGLSLLDYAVNSTLAFSNIALKKHDKVGMLSFSNTVNDFLPSSGKKTYINTISETLYNVKTQFLDSDYGLLYTHVKRQINHRSLLLLYTNFEHISSLKRQLPYLQALAKKHLLVVIFFQNTELDHLIQQHAEDLQTIYDQTIAQQFAYDKKVMVKELQKHGIQTVLTTPENLTVNTINKYLEIKARGLL is encoded by the coding sequence ATCCAATTTTTAAAATCACTATATCTAAGTTCCAGAGTGTTTTATATACTCACTCTAATATCAGTATTGTTTTTATTTTCATACTGGTTTACTCCAATATATCCTATAGTATGGTTATTGGTATGGGGATTAATTATTGTTTTTCTGTTTGATGTTGTAGCTTTATATAATGCCCGAAATGGAGTTCAAGCCAATAGAATTTTACCCGATAAATTTTCAAATAGTGATTTTAATGCTGTTCCCGTAAGAATAAAAAGTAATTATAAATTCACTACTCATGTAGAGATTATCGATGAGATTCCTGTGCAGTTTCAAAAACGTGATTTTCTCAAAAAAGGAACTATTTCTCCTAAATCTATTTTAGATTTTGAATACTCATTACGTCCTGTAAAACGAGGAGAATATGTTTTCGGAAATTTGTATGTATATGCCATGACCAGAATTGGTTTTGCGAAACGTCGTTATAGTTTTGATAAAGCTGCCATGGTAAAAGTATACCCTTCTTTTATCCAAATGAAAAAATATGATTTTTTAGCTATTGATAATAAGTTAACCCAAATAGGACTTAAAAAAATACGACGTATTGGGCATACTATGGAGTTTGAGCAAATCAAAGAATATGTAACCGGTGATGATGTTCGTACCATTAACTGGAAAGCTTCTGCAAAACATGGCAATTTGATGATCAATCAATTTCAGGATGAAAAATCTCAACCTATATATTCTATAATCGATGCGAGTCGTGTTATGAAAATGCCTTTTAAAGGATTGAGTCTTCTGGATTATGCTGTTAACAGTACACTCGCTTTTTCTAATATTGCCTTAAAAAAACATGATAAAGTAGGGATGTTATCTTTTTCTAATACAGTAAATGATTTTTTGCCGTCTAGCGGAAAGAAAACATATATTAATACTATTTCTGAAACACTTTATAATGTCAAAACCCAGTTTCTTGATTCTGATTATGGGTTGTTATATACTCATGTTAAACGACAAATAAATCATAGAAGTTTACTCTTGTTATATACTAATTTTGAACACATATCATCTTTAAAAAGACAACTTCCATATTTACAGGCATTAGCAAAAAAACATTTGCTGGTAGTCATCTTTTTTCAGAATACAGAGCTTGATCATCTTATCCAACAACATGCAGAAGACCTACAAACCATTTATGATCAAACTATTGCACAGCAATTTGCATATGATAAAAAAGTAATGGTAAAAGAGCTACAAAAACATGGAATACAAACTGTACTAACTACTCCAGAAAATCTTACTGTTAATACGATTAATAAATATTTGGAGATTAAAGCCCGAGGGTTATTATAA